One Cryobacterium psychrophilum DNA segment encodes these proteins:
- a CDS encoding HK97 gp10 family phage protein, translating to MKFNDRYFDELGNSAQVERIVVGAAEDAAGVARSTAPVDSGEYRDSIHVEVDRAAHRVVAKVVASSDHSMLVESQTGNLSRALRSVTRG from the coding sequence ATGAAGTTCAACGACAGATATTTCGATGAGCTGGGCAACTCTGCGCAAGTGGAGCGCATCGTCGTCGGGGCGGCTGAGGATGCCGCTGGGGTCGCGCGCAGCACGGCTCCGGTCGATTCGGGCGAGTATCGCGACAGTATTCACGTCGAGGTTGATCGCGCAGCACACCGGGTGGTCGCGAAGGTTGTGGCCAGCTCGGATCACTCGATGCTTGTCGAGTCGCAGACGGGCAACCTTTCGCGAGCACTGAGGTCGGTGACGCGTGGCTGA
- a CDS encoding IPT/TIG domain-containing protein: MIDAFGNDVAAVGIPVSGILGFAPKGTAFPTASEGANPAFVLPVAFKKAGLFAEDGGFEWTLEADGDPIKFWQDGYSIPSGLANADVVAKLAQYDAIVRELAYGKTADANGYITIDAGGHATEYVMFTEEIFKNGVIRRRIAEVSVKSAKTDKSERGSVNATEITFKAKRSASLNNEHLGEWLIPAPGTALPTITSALPTGMGAGSTVELVGTGFTGATAVTVGGVAAAMFTVNSATSITLAMPTGSAGSSPIVVTTPVGASVAKAYTRVA; encoded by the coding sequence ATGATCGACGCCTTCGGAAACGACGTTGCGGCCGTTGGAATCCCGGTCTCGGGAATCCTCGGATTCGCCCCCAAGGGGACCGCCTTCCCCACGGCCTCGGAGGGTGCCAACCCGGCATTCGTTCTTCCGGTGGCATTCAAGAAGGCGGGCCTCTTCGCCGAGGATGGGGGTTTCGAGTGGACGCTTGAGGCCGATGGGGACCCCATCAAGTTCTGGCAGGACGGCTACTCGATCCCGTCCGGCCTCGCGAATGCCGACGTGGTCGCGAAGCTCGCCCAGTACGACGCGATCGTTCGTGAGCTCGCCTACGGCAAGACCGCCGACGCGAACGGATACATCACGATCGACGCTGGCGGTCATGCCACGGAGTACGTCATGTTCACCGAGGAGATCTTCAAGAACGGTGTCATTCGCCGCCGTATCGCGGAGGTCAGCGTGAAGAGCGCCAAGACCGACAAGTCCGAGCGCGGCAGCGTCAATGCTACCGAAATTACGTTCAAGGCGAAGCGTTCCGCGTCCCTGAACAACGAGCACTTGGGCGAGTGGCTGATTCCCGCCCCAGGGACCGCGCTTCCGACGATCACCTCGGCGCTTCCGACGGGCATGGGCGCAGGTAGCACGGTGGAGCTGGTTGGTACCGGCTTCACTGGCGCTACCGCGGTCACGGTCGGTGGTGTGGCTGCTGCGATGTTCACTGTGAACTCGGCTACGTCAATCACGCTCGCCATGCCTACCGGCTCCGCGGGTTCTTCGCCGATCGTCGTCACGACACCGGTGGGCGCATCGGTCGCGAAGGCGTACACGCGCGTCGCCTAG
- a CDS encoding head maturation protease, ClpP-related — translation MKHPTAASAAGAKDWFRIQAAAKTDDAPASADVYIYEHIGQDWWGDGVGAKTFSEQLDALDVDTIRLYLNSPGGAAWEGVAIMNSLRRHKARIEVIVDGIAASAASVIAMAGDHITMNRGSELMIHDAWGMAAGNAKDMEDTALILAKLSDSLADTYAARAGKDRAYWRDLMRAETWYTAEEAVIAGLADEWVDAPAASAAFDLSKLGFAFAGRAHAPAPRIETPELPSSTEPGNTNRKENVVAYDDLKAGLRERLGMADAAASDEQLLAAVDETLTAKADITTPEGTVLIDSTMLADLQASAALGRQAREEQDTTRRESIVHNAVSEGRISPASRETWLAQLATNEEGTNALIGSLAKNTVPVAEIGTAEEPSEADSLYASAWGTDTKEA, via the coding sequence ATGAAACACCCGACCGCGGCAAGCGCCGCCGGTGCCAAGGATTGGTTTCGCATCCAGGCCGCCGCGAAAACGGATGATGCGCCGGCATCGGCCGATGTGTATATCTACGAGCACATCGGTCAGGACTGGTGGGGTGACGGGGTTGGCGCGAAGACATTCTCGGAGCAGCTCGACGCCCTCGACGTTGACACCATCCGCCTCTACCTGAACTCACCGGGTGGAGCGGCGTGGGAGGGCGTGGCGATCATGAACTCGCTACGTCGGCACAAGGCACGCATCGAGGTCATTGTCGACGGCATCGCAGCTTCTGCGGCGTCGGTCATCGCAATGGCGGGCGATCACATCACCATGAACCGCGGTTCCGAACTCATGATCCACGATGCGTGGGGAATGGCAGCGGGCAACGCGAAGGACATGGAGGACACTGCGCTGATCCTCGCGAAGCTGTCCGACTCGCTTGCCGACACGTATGCGGCTCGCGCCGGCAAGGACCGTGCGTACTGGCGCGATCTGATGCGAGCTGAGACCTGGTACACGGCTGAGGAAGCCGTGATCGCTGGTCTCGCAGATGAATGGGTTGACGCGCCCGCAGCGTCGGCCGCTTTTGACCTCTCGAAGCTCGGCTTCGCGTTTGCGGGCCGTGCGCACGCTCCCGCGCCGCGCATCGAGACCCCTGAACTCCCGAGCTCGACCGAGCCGGGTAACACCAACCGAAAGGAGAACGTCGTGGCTTACGACGATCTGAAGGCTGGCCTCCGTGAACGGCTCGGCATGGCCGATGCTGCGGCCTCTGACGAGCAGCTTCTCGCTGCTGTGGACGAGACTCTCACCGCGAAGGCCGACATCACCACCCCAGAGGGAACCGTCCTGATCGACTCCACCATGCTCGCCGACCTGCAGGCATCCGCCGCGCTTGGACGCCAGGCACGCGAGGAGCAGGACACCACCCGCCGCGAGTCGATCGTGCACAACGCGGTCAGTGAAGGCCGGATCTCGCCGGCGTCGCGCGAAACGTGGCTCGCTCAGCTCGCGACGAACGAAGAGGGCACGAATGCTCTCATTGGGTCGCTGGCGAAGAACACGGTCCCGGTCGCAGAGATCGGAACTGCCGAGGAACCGTCCGAAGCTGACAGCCTCTACGCCTCGGCGTGGGGCACCGACACGAAGGAGGCCTGA
- a CDS encoding terminase small subunit has translation MSTVVEATEISVQAASHLDRTGKDAGAVAAILALARKIDDWDAVVDHIMEQIAMDPESKMRPPGVDNSSLPTYLKFCESLGLTPGSRGELSTTGKPAAPTKVKNDLADFKQRNGVG, from the coding sequence GTGAGCACTGTCGTTGAGGCCACAGAGATTTCGGTTCAGGCTGCGAGCCATTTGGACCGCACAGGCAAGGACGCTGGTGCTGTCGCGGCCATCTTGGCTTTGGCTCGGAAGATCGATGATTGGGATGCCGTGGTGGATCACATCATGGAGCAGATTGCGATGGACCCCGAATCGAAGATGCGCCCTCCAGGGGTTGACAATTCTTCTCTCCCGACTTACCTGAAGTTCTGTGAGTCGCTGGGCTTGACGCCTGGTAGCCGGGGTGAGCTTTCGACTACCGGTAAGCCGGCCGCGCCAACGAAGGTGAAGAATGATCTCGCAGACTTCAAGCAGCGGAACGGGGTCGGCTAG
- a CDS encoding M23 family metallopeptidase: MGIIDNFTHPVILVDDRDPETSWANHLKRGSSGGVDLAYPYGSEVRAPADGVFQYFDGNGRVGKGSGGNIGRLRLPNQDYIEFMHLSSGSPDRDVKTGDLLGRSGASGFGNLWHYGPHLHVHIYIGGVRRNLFHYFTATSSAAASSSSVTITPAAAEPAGRKRNMYITKDTNGTILLATDQGFWGLPTTAYVALFERMIEADRTGVGEVFNPQQIGMMDTMLRNIVRSNVAQPVVQTVDAGAVAKAVIDALAPQIGNVVVDQVAIAKAVDAVLADNFAAIPGAVVGGLKAAL; encoded by the coding sequence ATGGGCATTATCGACAACTTCACGCACCCCGTGATCCTGGTTGATGACCGCGACCCGGAAACATCGTGGGCGAACCACCTCAAGCGCGGCAGTTCGGGCGGCGTCGATCTCGCGTACCCATACGGCTCCGAGGTTCGCGCACCCGCAGACGGAGTATTTCAGTATTTCGACGGCAACGGGCGGGTCGGCAAGGGCTCGGGCGGCAACATCGGCCGGCTTCGTCTGCCCAACCAGGACTACATCGAGTTCATGCACTTGTCGTCCGGTTCCCCAGACAGAGACGTGAAGACCGGTGATTTGCTCGGGCGTTCCGGTGCGAGCGGGTTTGGCAACCTATGGCACTACGGCCCGCACCTACACGTACACATCTACATCGGCGGCGTGCGCCGCAACCTGTTCCACTACTTCACCGCGACCAGCTCAGCGGCTGCGTCCTCATCATCCGTCACGATTACCCCCGCAGCGGCCGAGCCCGCAGGGAGGAAGCGAAACATGTACATCACTAAGGACACCAACGGCACCATCCTCCTCGCCACCGATCAGGGATTCTGGGGGCTGCCGACCACGGCCTACGTCGCCTTGTTCGAGCGCATGATCGAGGCCGACCGCACCGGTGTCGGTGAGGTGTTCAACCCTCAGCAGATCGGCATGATGGACACAATGCTGCGCAACATCGTTCGGTCCAACGTCGCTCAACCCGTCGTCCAGACCGTGGACGCGGGGGCTGTCGCCAAGGCCGTCATCGACGCTCTCGCGCCACAGATCGGAAACGTCGTCGTAGACCAGGTCGCAATTGCCAAGGCGGTCGACGCGGTACTCGCTGACAACTTCGCGGCGATCCCTGGGGCCGTCGTCGGTGGCCTCAAGGCTGCGCTGTAG
- a CDS encoding tape measure protein — protein sequence MSEVDSTGQSAGDKFASTFGRAVKGIGAGIAVGVGAAIGAVAAVAGKGLSRALNLQDAKAQLKGLGHDAEGVEKIMVSALDSVTGTAFGLDKAATIAASAVAAGVKPGEALTRTLKLTADAATIGKSSLSEMGDMVNKVATNGKLSTEVLNQFQGRGIPLLQLVADQYGITAEAASEMVTKGEVDFAAFQTALEKGVGGAALSSGATARGAFANIGASFGRLGAMFTGSSVDAAPALFVSIAGAVDRLSDSLAPLAEKFNGKVTPAVAALSAWIDGIDFNAVAANVSGAFSAISGAFSKVVGAFQSGDFSTLGESFGNISSILQPMLPIFIEVGRGIGGIAGTVGELIAAGIPLLVPILQSFTDILGWIGDNSQIVTPIILALAAGFAIYRAAQVASIGAAIISLPLTALQVVADLARTRALVANTNAMNVQRAAEGAGMLVRTPATASILASAAASIAHRVATAAMGIAQKAAAAAQWLLNAAMSANPIALVVIAIAALVAGLIWFFTQTELGQAIWSNFTKFLGEAWANISATAMAIFQALGAFFSGFWEGVKAFFTGAIAVIIALFLNWTPLGIIIKNFSGIVGFFTGLWSNITSSVSSGVSNVVRFFTEMPGRVMSALGNLGNLLKNSGQALIQGFLNGISSMIGKIGDVIGGVMDFVGGFFPHSPAKRGPFSGSGWRAIGDSGKAVIDEFQSGIPADALRLNGSFAAKMTSTSRGSVAGGTASSAAAIYVQNPFTGEYLLAQVGSVADGRIQVKDSADERVTSGRRRAN from the coding sequence GTGTCGGAGGTTGACTCTACCGGTCAGTCGGCGGGCGACAAGTTCGCGTCCACATTCGGCAGGGCCGTGAAGGGCATCGGTGCTGGCATTGCTGTCGGCGTCGGTGCCGCTATCGGTGCGGTCGCCGCCGTTGCCGGGAAGGGGCTCAGCCGGGCGCTGAACCTTCAGGACGCGAAGGCGCAGCTCAAAGGACTCGGGCACGATGCCGAGGGCGTAGAGAAGATCATGGTCTCCGCGCTGGACTCCGTGACGGGGACCGCGTTTGGGCTGGATAAGGCTGCGACGATCGCTGCATCTGCGGTGGCTGCTGGCGTCAAGCCAGGTGAGGCGCTCACGCGCACGCTCAAGCTCACTGCGGATGCCGCGACTATCGGCAAGTCGTCGTTGTCCGAAATGGGTGACATGGTGAACAAGGTCGCCACGAACGGCAAGCTGAGTACGGAAGTGCTGAACCAGTTCCAAGGCCGCGGCATCCCCCTGCTGCAGCTCGTCGCCGACCAGTACGGTATCACTGCCGAGGCTGCCTCTGAAATGGTCACGAAGGGTGAGGTTGACTTCGCGGCCTTCCAGACGGCGCTTGAGAAGGGCGTCGGCGGCGCTGCGCTGTCCAGTGGCGCTACCGCGCGCGGAGCGTTCGCGAACATCGGGGCATCATTCGGTCGGCTCGGAGCAATGTTCACGGGCTCATCTGTCGACGCGGCACCGGCGCTGTTCGTCTCGATCGCCGGCGCAGTAGACCGGCTTTCGGATTCGCTCGCCCCCCTAGCTGAGAAGTTCAACGGCAAGGTGACACCGGCGGTCGCCGCGCTGTCGGCATGGATCGACGGCATCGACTTCAATGCGGTGGCAGCCAATGTGTCCGGCGCATTTTCGGCTATCTCGGGAGCATTCTCCAAAGTCGTGGGTGCTTTCCAGTCTGGGGATTTCTCCACCCTCGGCGAATCTTTCGGCAACATCAGCTCGATCCTGCAGCCGATGCTCCCGATCTTCATTGAGGTCGGTCGCGGAATCGGCGGGATTGCTGGCACGGTGGGTGAACTCATCGCGGCGGGGATCCCGCTGCTCGTCCCGATTCTGCAATCCTTCACGGACATTCTGGGCTGGATCGGCGATAACTCCCAGATCGTAACCCCGATCATCCTGGCGCTTGCTGCCGGATTTGCAATCTATCGTGCGGCGCAGGTCGCTTCCATCGGCGCGGCCATCATTTCGCTCCCGCTGACGGCACTGCAGGTAGTTGCTGACCTCGCCCGCACCCGGGCGCTCGTCGCCAATACGAACGCGATGAACGTACAGCGCGCCGCAGAGGGCGCGGGAATGCTGGTCCGCACGCCGGCCACGGCGTCCATTCTCGCCAGCGCAGCTGCATCTATCGCGCACCGTGTCGCAACGGCCGCTATGGGTATTGCGCAGAAGGCGGCTGCGGCAGCTCAATGGTTACTCAACGCAGCGATGTCGGCGAACCCGATCGCGCTGGTCGTGATTGCGATTGCCGCCCTAGTCGCTGGTCTCATCTGGTTCTTCACCCAGACGGAGCTTGGGCAGGCGATCTGGTCCAATTTCACCAAGTTTCTGGGTGAGGCGTGGGCGAATATCTCGGCTACTGCGATGGCGATTTTTCAGGCGCTGGGAGCGTTTTTCTCCGGGTTCTGGGAAGGGGTAAAGGCTTTCTTTACTGGTGCTATCGCGGTGATTATCGCCCTTTTCCTCAACTGGACGCCTCTGGGCATCATCATCAAGAACTTTTCCGGGATCGTTGGATTCTTCACGGGCCTCTGGTCGAACATCACCAGTTCAGTGTCCTCAGGCGTGAGCAACGTGGTTCGGTTCTTCACGGAGATGCCGGGCCGGGTTATGAGTGCTCTCGGGAACCTGGGCAACCTGCTCAAGAATTCGGGGCAGGCGCTGATTCAGGGATTCCTCAACGGCATCTCAAGCATGATCGGCAAAATCGGCGATGTCATCGGTGGAGTCATGGACTTTGTGGGCGGCTTCTTCCCCCACTCGCCGGCTAAGCGAGGACCCTTCTCGGGTTCTGGGTGGCGGGCTATCGGCGACTCCGGCAAGGCGGTGATTGATGAATTCCAGTCGGGCATTCCAGCCGATGCGCTGCGTTTGAATGGTTCATTCGCGGCGAAAATGACGAGCACGAGCCGTGGGTCTGTGGCCGGCGGCACTGCGTCATCCGCTGCGGCGATTTACGTGCAAAACCCGTTCACCGGAGAGTACCTGCTCGCGCAGGTCGGGTCGGTCGCTGACGGGCGCATTCAGGTGAAAGACAGCGCGGATGAGCGCGTGACTAGCGGACGCAGAAGGGCTAACTGA
- a CDS encoding capsid cement protein encodes MADYLPKFTPGKAVTFTASGDVIGGRLVNVTGNRTVAPAGADSAAVVGVAGFDALTGESVTVYTRPSGVQQLVASAAIAAGAKIISAAAGKIATQGAGTNPIGIALAAATADLDVIDVLFI; translated from the coding sequence GTGGCTGACTACCTGCCCAAGTTCACTCCCGGCAAGGCCGTGACTTTCACCGCCTCGGGCGACGTCATTGGCGGTCGCCTGGTCAATGTCACCGGCAACCGAACCGTTGCCCCTGCCGGTGCTGACTCCGCGGCCGTTGTCGGCGTGGCCGGTTTCGACGCACTGACCGGAGAATCGGTCACTGTCTACACCCGCCCGTCCGGCGTGCAGCAGCTGGTGGCCAGCGCCGCGATTGCCGCCGGCGCGAAGATCATCTCGGCAGCCGCAGGGAAGATCGCCACTCAGGGTGCAGGCACCAACCCCATCGGCATTGCCCTCGCGGCTGCCACCGCCGACCTGGACGTCATCGACGTCCTGTTCATCTAA
- a CDS encoding phage portal protein family protein, with protein MPEEQGYQVGILSSWASMAAESHETNPDLAWPLSIEVFDKMRREDSQIGSVLRAVTLPIRGAEWMIDPAGARAEVVDLIATDLGLPVKGQPPAKAARTRGRFQWGEHLRMALLELVYGHSYFEQVYKPEGDRLRLKKLSWRPPRSISNVQVARDGGLIAIEQHGVKDPIPVDRLVAYVNDREGGNWIGQSLLRTAYKNWLLKDRMLRAQALTVERNGLGVPVYTGAPVPDTASTEERAKWMDSEKEAGLKLATGFRAGAAAGASIPHGATLELKGVTGKLPDTDEPIRYHDEQIARAVLAHFLNLGTETGSWALGSTFANFFTDSLNAVAAHIADVTQAHVVEDLVDWNWGESEPAPRITFKPIGAGHPLTAEALKQLIEAGVINPDETLESFMRAAYSLPVKDTGSEPDAPVNDPQEDS; from the coding sequence GTGCCAGAAGAACAGGGCTATCAGGTCGGCATTCTGTCATCCTGGGCGAGCATGGCGGCTGAGTCTCACGAGACAAACCCGGATCTTGCCTGGCCGTTGTCGATCGAAGTGTTCGACAAGATGCGCCGCGAGGATTCGCAAATCGGCAGCGTCCTCCGCGCTGTCACCCTGCCAATTCGTGGTGCCGAGTGGATGATCGACCCCGCCGGTGCTCGCGCTGAGGTGGTGGATCTGATCGCTACTGACTTGGGGTTACCGGTCAAGGGGCAGCCCCCGGCGAAAGCGGCGCGAACCCGCGGCCGGTTCCAGTGGGGCGAGCATCTACGGATGGCACTCCTTGAGCTGGTCTACGGGCACTCGTACTTCGAGCAGGTGTACAAGCCTGAGGGTGACCGGTTGCGGTTGAAGAAGCTGTCTTGGCGTCCGCCGCGCAGCATCTCGAATGTGCAGGTCGCCCGTGATGGTGGCTTGATCGCGATCGAGCAGCATGGGGTGAAGGACCCGATTCCAGTGGACCGGCTCGTCGCGTATGTCAACGATCGCGAAGGTGGCAACTGGATCGGCCAGAGCCTCCTACGCACCGCGTATAAGAACTGGCTTCTGAAGGACCGGATGCTGCGCGCTCAGGCGTTGACCGTCGAGCGCAACGGCCTCGGCGTTCCCGTGTACACCGGAGCGCCCGTGCCGGACACAGCATCGACTGAAGAGCGAGCAAAGTGGATGGACTCCGAGAAGGAGGCCGGCCTGAAACTTGCCACCGGGTTCCGCGCCGGCGCGGCTGCGGGCGCATCGATACCTCACGGGGCGACGCTTGAGCTGAAGGGTGTCACGGGCAAGCTGCCGGACACCGATGAGCCGATCCGCTACCACGACGAGCAGATTGCCCGCGCAGTGCTGGCTCACTTCCTGAACCTTGGAACCGAGACGGGATCGTGGGCGCTCGGGTCGACGTTCGCGAACTTCTTCACGGACTCGCTGAATGCCGTAGCGGCACACATCGCCGATGTGACTCAGGCGCACGTCGTTGAGGACCTCGTGGACTGGAACTGGGGCGAGTCTGAGCCTGCGCCGAGGATCACTTTCAAGCCCATCGGTGCCGGGCATCCACTGACTGCCGAGGCGCTGAAGCAGCTGATCGAAGCTGGCGTGATCAACCCGGACGAGACACTCGAATCGTTCATGCGGGCGGCATACAGCCTGCCCGTGAAAGACACCGGTTCGGAGCCCGATGCTCCCGTCAATGACCCCCAGGAGGACTCATGA
- a CDS encoding terminase, which yields MLIHALELLEDGQYRFRRVVVLVARQQGKTLLASVLAAWWLYVDSARHPDRVPPLKFKVVGVAQNLDIAREPWASVKLWCDPKPDTAEESELAIEALQDATAKVSDTNGKESIIALSRAHYEIRAGKNARGKPAARVLMDEMREQRDWAVWNAVSQTTKSFWNGMLIGFSNAGDAGAVVLRTQRDAATADIIEWETYVDAGIMSAEEFANGRDMSLGLFEWSAPEGCDKDDIEGILQANPSIGHGSMTVQSALADIRGMTDAGYRTEVLCQWVSSRVESFIDIKDWKDLQVSIGSVRIPKGSRTVWGVDTSADRKTSWVSAAVFTDSGKPFVTVRVRRPGMMWVPDYLAALAEKSGHVEVVLQGKGCPAVDFIEPLKKAGLIVHALEGGTFALATGRIQDRVRDGDLIIVEQPDVDLGIEGGVAMSYAENLAWARHKSLPVDISGAVSETVALYGLEVLEPATPEPTPPPPPQAELVTRDDTSPSDANLATAAF from the coding sequence TTGCTCATCCATGCCTTGGAGCTGCTCGAAGATGGGCAGTACCGGTTCCGCCGCGTTGTCGTTCTGGTAGCACGCCAGCAGGGCAAAACTTTGCTGGCGTCGGTGCTGGCCGCGTGGTGGCTGTACGTCGACTCGGCGCGTCACCCTGACCGTGTGCCGCCACTGAAGTTCAAGGTCGTCGGTGTCGCGCAGAACCTCGATATCGCACGCGAGCCCTGGGCGTCCGTGAAGCTGTGGTGCGACCCGAAGCCTGACACGGCTGAGGAATCGGAGCTCGCTATTGAGGCGCTGCAGGATGCGACGGCGAAGGTTTCGGACACGAACGGCAAAGAGTCGATCATCGCCCTGTCGCGTGCTCACTATGAGATCCGCGCGGGAAAGAATGCCCGTGGTAAGCCGGCGGCGCGCGTGCTCATGGATGAGATGCGCGAGCAACGGGACTGGGCTGTCTGGAACGCTGTGTCGCAAACAACGAAGTCGTTCTGGAACGGCATGTTGATCGGTTTCTCGAACGCTGGCGATGCGGGCGCGGTGGTACTTCGGACGCAGCGTGATGCTGCGACTGCGGACATCATCGAGTGGGAAACCTACGTCGACGCCGGGATCATGTCGGCTGAGGAGTTCGCGAACGGCCGCGATATGTCCCTGGGGCTGTTTGAGTGGTCAGCGCCAGAAGGTTGCGATAAGGACGACATCGAAGGCATCCTTCAGGCGAACCCGTCTATTGGTCATGGGTCAATGACGGTGCAGTCGGCTCTCGCGGACATCCGAGGCATGACCGACGCCGGGTACCGGACCGAGGTCCTGTGCCAGTGGGTCTCGTCGCGGGTTGAGTCGTTCATCGACATCAAGGACTGGAAGGACCTGCAGGTGTCGATCGGGTCGGTGCGGATTCCGAAGGGCTCGCGCACCGTCTGGGGCGTGGATACGTCAGCTGACCGTAAGACGTCGTGGGTGTCTGCTGCGGTATTCACAGACTCGGGGAAGCCGTTCGTCACCGTGCGGGTGAGGCGTCCCGGCATGATGTGGGTCCCTGACTACCTCGCGGCTCTTGCGGAGAAGTCAGGGCACGTAGAGGTGGTTCTGCAAGGCAAGGGCTGTCCGGCTGTGGACTTTATCGAGCCGCTCAAAAAGGCCGGCCTGATCGTGCACGCCTTGGAGGGTGGCACCTTCGCTCTTGCGACGGGCCGCATTCAAGACCGGGTGCGTGACGGCGACCTAATCATCGTTGAACAGCCGGACGTTGACCTCGGCATCGAGGGCGGCGTCGCCATGTCCTATGCGGAGAACCTCGCCTGGGCGCGTCACAAGTCGCTGCCTGTGGACATTAGCGGGGCTGTCTCTGAGACGGTCGCGCTATACGGGCTCGAAGTCCTCGAACCTGCCACGCCCGAACCAACACCACCACCCCCGCCGCAAGCCGAGCTTGTCACGCGGGACGACACTTCGCCGTCTGATGCAAATCTCGCGACGGCCGCATTTTAG
- a CDS encoding helix-turn-helix domain-containing protein: MSYDDDLDRAMEAHYSGGDEDTVTAAEFKILRERLGVSGRWLADRVGVQDRQVRRWESGVAPVPADVVALIEGMDVAADKRADDIAREWRTGGPARMVSYRNDDEYWASDADAMERGEPASYYRAILGRVMAQGVTPIEYLPAEYDLDKT; the protein is encoded by the coding sequence ATGAGCTATGACGATGATCTGGACCGGGCGATGGAAGCGCACTACTCCGGAGGGGACGAGGACACAGTGACAGCAGCAGAGTTCAAGATCCTGCGAGAGCGTCTCGGCGTCTCGGGCCGGTGGCTTGCCGATCGGGTCGGCGTGCAGGATCGGCAGGTGCGGCGCTGGGAGTCCGGCGTGGCCCCAGTGCCGGCCGATGTCGTCGCACTGATCGAGGGCATGGACGTTGCGGCCGACAAGCGTGCCGACGACATCGCACGCGAGTGGCGCACCGGTGGCCCCGCACGGATGGTGAGCTATCGCAACGATGACGAGTACTGGGCGAGCGACGCGGACGCTATGGAGCGGGGGGAGCCGGCCAGCTATTACCGGGCGATTCTCGGCCGCGTCATGGCGCAGGGGGTCACGCCGATTGAGTACCTACCCGCTGAGTACGATCTAGATAAAACCTAG